TAAAATGATAACGCCCTTGGAAAAAGGCAGAAAACATATCTGTGTCTAGTTGATAATTACGACCTGCACCATGTCCAGTTAACGGTGATAGTGCGCCACCAGACAATAAACCTAAAACGCTGTTGGTGGGTATTTTAATATTGTCATCGAAGCCAAGTTCACTGGTTTGATAAAAAAGTCCGCCTAACCAATCGAACTTTTCACCTAATGGAGAAACCAACCTAATTTCTTGACTGAACTGCTCATATTCTTCATCTATGAAGACCGAAAATATAGGTGCAGCAGTATAGTCACAATCACAGGTTTCAACAAAATCGTATGATACGAAACCTGATACCGAGGTAAGGGTGTAATCCCCTAATTTAAAGTTAGCCGTTAACGTTGAATTAGTTAAGCTGTTGTTATTACTTTCTTCTGCATCAGCTTGGCGTTGATAATTCAATTCATTTTCTGATATTGCGTTAGGATGGCCTAAAGCCCCGAGTATTTGGCTAAAGGTAGCACCTGGAATAGGTGATCCTGCAAGAGAGGGCTCGTCTCTAATCACTTCGATTTGTCGCCCAGTACCATCAAACTCATCTTGTTCTACCTTGAATAAGAAGTTCATGGTATCGCTTGGTTCCCACATTAAGCTCAAACGAACAGCGCTTTCTTCTCGAATTGTTTCATCACGGTCTTTAAACGTGTTTTCAACATAACCATCTTCTGAATAGTCTCGAACGGCTAACCTTGCTGACAAAGTATCCGTTAAAGCACCCGATACCATGCCGGTGATTTCAGTAGCACCTATGGTAGGTTGATACTGTAAACCAAGATGAATTTCTGTGTCTTGTGTTGGTTTTGCTGAAGATAAGTTAAGTGCACCGGCAACAGAGTTTTTACCAAACATGATTGATTGCGGTCCTTTTAAGACTTCAATTCTCTCTAAGTCAAGAAACGGCATGCGTAGTAACTGTTGACGGCCATAATGTACGCCATCGATATACTGGCCAACAGATTGCTCAAAACCTTGGTTATTTCCGGTGCCAATGCCGCGGATAAACATTTGGGTACTTATGCCTGTTTCTGTCATATGTAGATTTGGAACTGAGTATTGCAAGTCATCAATTTTTTCTATGCTTTTTTCTTTCAAATCGTCTGCACTAAGCACGTTCATTGAGATCGGCGTTTCTTGCGCATTTTCCGATCTTTTTTGTGCTGTGACTTGAATAACTTCTAAGGTTACTTGCTCTTGTGCTGTTGCAGCATTAATTGCTAAAGCACAGGCACTCAAGGTGAATATGCTTTTTATTGCCTTGTTTTTCATGTTATCTCACTTTTTTATTATAATTATTGTTAGAGGCTTTTGAGCTTTTAAATTTAGCAAAACACAAACATGAAGTTCAAAAGCCCCTGATAATATAAAGATCAGTGATAGTGAAGATAAGGTGATAAACGGTCAACTTTGAGTGAAAAGCGGTCAATTTGTGGTTAACTGGTGGTAAATAACAAAAAGAGAAATAATGATATGGTTCAACAAAATGCTTTGTCCGCTAACTTTACTGGTCAGGTCTTTGCTCATAAACTTAACTTTATTTCGACCACGTTATCTGAAAGAGGCATTGATTTATCACGTTTGTTAAAAGATACAGATATTGAACCGTATGGGTTAAATGACCGTGAATATCAAATAAATAAGGATCAAATAGTCACTTTTTATCGAAATGTTGTGGCATTAGATATTCCTGGTATTAGTTTACTGCTGGGAGCCGCAATAAAACCTAAAGATTACGGTTTATATGGCTGTACATTATTATGTTGTAACAGCTTACGGTCAGCCCTCGAATTTTCTATTCGCTATCATAATTTGGTTACTAAAACGGTTAATATGACACTGCACGTAGATTGTGAATCAGAACAATCATGCTTTCGTTTTGAAGATCTTTTGCATACCATTGATCTAGCGGAATTTAATATTGAACTACAGTGCGTAATTGTGTTGTCTTTGGTCAGAGATTGTATGGATAATGAAAGTTTCTCTTTTGATGCGCTACGCTTTAGTTTTGCTAAACCTAAGCATCACCGAGGTTATGAAGAATTTTTTGGCTGCCCAATAACCTATGGAAATCCTCATAATGAATTTGTATTTGATGACGATAAATTGTTATTAAATACTCCTAGGAGTAATCCTTTTGCAATGCCTTTACTACTTAGCCAATGCGATAACGTATTAAATTCAGTGGCCACAAAAAATGAATTCTTAATTACTATCAATCAATGGATAGCGGCGAATATGCATAAGGATCTTTGTGCAGAAAACTTAGCGAGTGACTTATATCTCACTCCAAGAACACTGCGTAGAAAGTTATCTGAGCAAGGCACAAGTTTTAGAGATATAGTAAAAGAGTTACGCTGTAGTGCGGCTAAAAAATTAATCATCGAAACTCAATTAACAATAGAGGATATCGGTTGTGCTATCGGCTTTAATGACGTGTCCAATTTCAGAGCGGCTTTTAAAAAATGGACAGGGCAAACTCCATCAAATCTTAGGCAAATTAATTAATCGCCTAAATGTATTGGCAGTTATCTCTGTGTTAGGTAAGTGGATATCTAATACAGCTCAGTAATATCTACTTATTGATAGAAAGTTGATCTTCATCGTTTCTAATTATTTGACATTGTGGGATATTAATTGGTATTCATATCTCGTTGTCCTTATGACAACCTGACAATGGCTAATGTAGTAACACGAAGTATCTAATAAAAATCTAAGGAGTTGGTGATGCCAACAAATAAACATAAACGAAAAGCGTCTGCTCATTCTAAAACTAAAGCAATAAAAGGCTTTCAATCCTCTGGCCTGATATCATTACATCCAAAAGCCTTTGCCATAGGTGGCTTGTTTTTTGTTGCGCTAGGTTTATATCTATTAGCTTTTGAATCTCAAAATAATGCAATGTTTGGTGTTGCTATGCTTTCTCTTATTGCCGGTGGTTCAACCACCATTTATGCGAACTTTGCTCTAGCTAAGAAAAAAACAGATTAGGGTAGGGTCGTTATCAAAGTCCTTTGTTTTAAATTTAAGCGTTAATTTATTTTTACTTCAAAAATCACACCGTTAAAATAATCAATTGTAATTGTATGATTTTTAACATTAACGTGTGTTTTTTGAACGTTATTATCTAATCCTTCCTCGTGTTGAAAATTGTTACATAAAATACGCCAATAATCGTGCTAAAGAGTAGCATTCTGTCTCACTTTAGATTAAATTTGCGCCTTTAATTTACTACAGTTAACAAGAGCGCCTTATGTTAGAAAATACTCTCCCTCAACTCGAACAACTGATTGAAGATATCATTGCAAAAAATAACCAGCTAAAAAACCAAGTGGCTGAACTTGAGCAGCAAAAATCATTGCTGCTTGATGAAAACGAAACCTTGCAACTTGAAGCACTTGACGGTGAAGAAAAGCAAAAACAAACAAATAATGTATTAACCAGCCTATTAGGCAAATTACAAAGTGTAGAAGAGGTTAATTAATGATTGCTGAAGACTCTAAAGGTATCAGCATTGAAATAATGGGCAAGCAACACCAGTTTAATTGCTCAGCTGAACAAGCAGAGGATTTAAACCAAGCCGCTAACAGTCTTGCTGTTATGTGTGCTGACATTAAGAAAAAAAATGGTATGGCTAACAGCGAGCGTGCTTTATTGGTCGCGTCAATTAATTTAAGTTATTCACTGTTAATAGCGAATAATAAAATTAAGCGTTATCAACATGGTGAAGATGCTTTAATTTCTACATTAAAAAGTGCCTTATACCAAACGGATTAATTTTCGTAAAGTGAGCAATACCTGAGTCCTATTGGGTTTATAAACGCTGTTACTTTTTCAGTATTGCCGTTATCTGTTAGTTAACATAACAGCAATACTGGGAAATTTATGTCTAGGAACTTTAACTCTAGGCACTTAGTAGTCTTATTTAGGAAAATTTTCATTATGGCTGATGCCAGCATTGAATTTAAAGGTACAAGTTTTACCCTATCTGTTTTACATTTGAAAACATCAAAACTAGCGGATATCCGTGCTGATTTAGTAAAAAAAGTGGCCCAAGCCCCAGATTTTTTTTATCTAGTTCCTGTCGTGGTTAATATTGAACAACTTGATTGTTCGATTGATTACCAAGCGGTAAAAACCTTAATTGAAGAATTTAATTTCACCTTCGTTGGTTTCACTGGTTCGGTTGATAAAGAACAACGTAAACTCATTCGTGAACTTGGTTTTTCTTTTGTGAATACAACAAGAGTTGATACTTCACAGAAGGCTGCTATTGCAGAAAAGGCCATAGTTGCTGAGAGTAAAGTAACAGCTGCTATTCCTGAATGTAATTTATACACAGACAAAGTTCACCGAGGTCAAATTCGTTCTGGCCAACAAATTTATGCTAAAGATCAAAATCTTGTAGTCATTGGTTCTGTTTCAGCAGGTGCTGAAGTGATTGCCGACGGTAATATCCATGTTTATGGCTCATTACGTGGCCGAGCAATAGCCGGCGCAAAAGGTCATCACAAAGCGCAAATTTATTGCCAAAACCTTGAGGCTGAACTGGTCTCTATTAATGGTAATTATTGGCTGAGTGAATCAATGGAACAGCACTGGGGTTCACCTGTATACATTCATTTGACTGATAGCGAACTAACGTCATCAAAACTCATTTAATTATTAACTTATAAAGGATATTCGGTCTATGGCGCGAATAATAGTGGTTACCTCAGGCAAGGGTGGTGTTGGCAAAACAACATCCAGTGCTGCAATTGGACTTGGATTGGCGTTAAAAGGTCATAAAGTCGTTTTAATCGATTTTGATATTGGTCTACGTAACCTTGATTTGATCATGGGCTGTGAACGTCGCGTTGTTTACGACTTCGTTAATGTCATTAATGGTGAAGCAACTTTAAATCAGGCATTAATTAAAGATAAGCGCGTTAGCAGTTTGTCTATATTACCTGCCTCGCAAACGCGGGATAAAGATGCGTTAAATAAAGAAAATGTTGGCAAAGTGCTAGAAGAGCTTGGTAAAACCTATGACTTTATAGTTTGTGATTCACCTGCAGGCATTGAAGCCGGTGCTATGATGGCACTTTATTATGCAGATGAAGCGATAGTAACTACCAATCCTGAAGTCTCATCGGTACGTGATTCTGATCGCATTTTAGGCATGTTAGCAAGTCGCTCACGCAGAGCAGAACTTGGCTTAGAACCGATAAAAGAGCATTTATTATTGACGCGTTATTCACCTAAACGCGTAGAAGAAGGTGAAATGCTGAGTGTTGAGGATGTTGAAGATATTCTGTCGATACCTCTGTTAGGTGTGATTCCAGAATCACAAGCAGTACTTAAGGCATCGAATGCTGGAGAACCAGTAATTTTAGATACCGAAAGTGATGCCGGTAAAGCTTATCAGGATGTTATAGAACGTCTATTAGGTGAAACAGTTGAATTTAGGTTTTTAGTTGCCGAGAAAAAAGGCATTTTCAGTCGTATGTTTGGAGGATAACATGGCACTTTTAGATTATTTTTTACGTAAAAAAGAAAAGCAGGTAACAACGGCGTCCAAAGCCAAAGAGCGCCTGCAAATCATTGTTGCGCATGAACGTAATAGTCGTAATAAACAGCCCGATTATTTACCACAGCTTACTGAAGATATTCTTAAGGTTCTCCGTAAATACATTAAAGTATCTGATGAAAGTTTTTCGATAAATCTTGATAAAAAAGATGGCGATTTAAACGTATTAGAACTGAATATAGAATTGCATGATGAGCAAACCGCTGACTAAGGTTTTCTCTTTAATTTGTTAGCAACCGGATTAATGAAATAGTCCGGTTGCTAACATTCGTGTTTCTATTTTTCTGCGCACAACAAGATCACTTACTTAATGAAAATGGTATTAAGTAAGTTCCCCACGTAGGCTTATATCCATTTGTTGGCACATTTCATCATAGCTTAAGTTTTTACTTAACAAATAATGTAACTTGGTTAATGTTGCCTCTAAGGTCATATCATGGCCACTGATAACTCCCGTCTCACTGAGCGCATTACCTGTCGCATAACCCGACATATTTACTGTACCTTTAATACATTGGCTACAATTGACCACAACAATACCTTGTTCTTTCGCTTTTCTTAAACAAGCAAGTAAGGCTTTATCTTGTGGTGCATTACCAACACCGTAGCTTCGAAGTATGAGGGCTTTAACCGGTTGTTTTATAACATTCTCGATAACTTCACTACTTATACCTGGGTATAGGTGAACAACACCAACTGGCTGTGGGGTCATGGTTGAAAGTTGTAAGGGTTCAACTTTGTCTACCGGATGTGCAAGCGTACCAGCAACCAACTGAATATTGATACCCGCTTCCAGTAATACCGGCATATTAGGTGAGTCAAACGCGTTGAAGCCATCAGCATAGGCCTTAATACAACGGTTACCGCGATACAGTTTGTTATTAAAAAACAAACTTACTTCACTGATGGGGTAGTTAGCGGCAATGTATAAAGCGTTTAGTACATTAACTTGCCCATCAGAGCGGAGTTGACTCAACGGAATTTGTGAGCCTGTTACAATGACAGGCTTACTTAAATTTTCGAACATGAATGATAAGGCTGAACTAGTATACGCCATGGTATCTGTGCCATGTAGAACAACAAATCCATCATAGTCATCATAATTGGCTTTAATATCATCAGCGATGCGCTGCCAATCACTGGGGGTCATGTTTGATGAATCAATTAAAGGCTGATATTCACTGATAGTAAATTCAGGCATTTCACTACGATGAAATTCAGGTAAGGCATTGATAGATTCAGTAAGGTGACCTTTTGCGGGAACAAAGCCTTGTGTGCTTTGCATCATGCCAATGGTACCGCCAGTGTATGCAACGTAAATTCTTTTTTTCATCATAACTTTGACTACTTATTTATTTCGATAATTTAATGTGATCAGTATTCATTAATATTGATATACATTAATGAGATCAGTCTTTATACCAATTAAATTTATTAATGGTTCAAATTTTAATGAGAATAAATTTTCAAGAACAAGACGCTTGATTGAGCAATAGCTAGCTATTGGGATTGAAAGCAACGATGTTATTGGATATTTAGACCATTTTAAAAGATCACTTAATTAGTTTAATTGGTATTAGTTTTATTCAAGGACGATATTATATCTTAGCAAGCGGGAAGGTTGCTATAGCAGTGACAGCAAACGGGTTAATTTACTGAGCAAGGAAAGATTGTTGCTCAAAAAAGTGAAAACAGTATTGAGCCATAGTACCAAAGAAGATGTGGCATAAAAAAAGAGGTAGTTAAATGCTTAACTACCTCTTTAATTTAACCATTACACACTGTAATGGTTAACTGGTTTTTTATGAATTATGACTGCTTTAGTTTGCACCACAAGCAACACATAACGTATAACGACCTTGGGGATCATTAAACTGATTCATCAGACCTAATTCGTTTTTCATCATAGTAATGAACTGTGATAATGGTTTGCTATTCACTGAATTAGTCGCTAAATCAATAGCGATTTTCTCTTCATTTGCTGAGAATAAGCTTACCAATGTTGATGATTGACCCAATAACTGTTGCATGATTTTGTTACGTGAAGATTGTTCTTTTTCAATTAACAAAGTGTCGTATTGTTCAAGTTTTGCTAGTGTTGCAGCAGCAACAACAGCATCAGTTAGATTACCAAGTTCATCAACTAAGCCAAGCTCTTTCGCTTTTTTACCAGACCAAACACGTCCTTGAGCAATCGCATCAACTTCTTCTAAAGTCATATCACGATTAGTGGCAACAAGTTGTATAAATTCTTGGTAACCTCGGTTAATGGATAATTGGAATAAATTAGCCATACCTGGAGTCAACGCTTGAGTCGGACTAAAACCAGCAATATCAGTGGTACCAACTCCATCAGTATAAATACCCATTTTGCTTAATGTATCTTCGAACGTCATCATCATGCCAAAAATACCAATTGAACCTGTGATAGTAGAAGGGGCTGCATATATTTTATCTGCTGGTGCTGAAATCCAGTAACCACCTGAAGCGGCATAAGTACCCATTGAAGCAACAACAGGTTTACCTGCTTTTTTCAATAACTCAACTTCTTGACGAATAATTTCTGAAGCGTAAGCACTGCCACCAGGGCTATCTACACGAAGTACTACCGCTTTAACATCATCATTATTTCTCGCTTTACGCAGTAACTTCGCTGTACTGTCACCGCCAATGGTGCCAGGCTTTTGTGTTCCATCTAAAATAGTGCCTTTAGCAACTATAATGGCAACTTTATCGTGACTCTTTTCGGCAAGCTCAGCGCTTTCTTCTATCGATGAACTCGTAGCAGCAATATAATTTTTGTAACCAATATGGTTGTAACTATCACCTTTTTTGTTTTCTCCGACTAACTCAATTAGCTCAGAGCGCATTTCCTGGCGAGACTTCAATTGGTCAACCCAGTTATTTTTAAGTGCATATTGAGCAAAGCTACTATCAGCCGCACTAAATTTAGCAACTAAGTTATCAATGTTCTCATCAAAATTGTCAACACCAAAACCACGTCGCGCAGCAACATCTTCTTTGTACTGCATCCACAAATCAGCTAACCAAAGTTTGTTAGCTTTTTTGGCAGCATCTGACATATCATCTCTAATAAAAGGTTCAACGGCTGACTTAAAAGTACCAACACGGAAAATGTGTTGGTTTATTGCTAATTTCTCTAATGCCGATTTAAAGTACATGTTATAACGGCCATAACCATCAAGTAACATAAAACCTTGTGGATTTAACCAAATGTCATTGGCGGTACTGGCAAGGTAATATTGGTC
The DNA window shown above is from Colwellia psychrerythraea 34H and carries:
- a CDS encoding TonB-dependent receptor → MKNKAIKSIFTLSACALAINAATAQEQVTLEVIQVTAQKRSENAQETPISMNVLSADDLKEKSIEKIDDLQYSVPNLHMTETGISTQMFIRGIGTGNNQGFEQSVGQYIDGVHYGRQQLLRMPFLDLERIEVLKGPQSIMFGKNSVAGALNLSSAKPTQDTEIHLGLQYQPTIGATEITGMVSGALTDTLSARLAVRDYSEDGYVENTFKDRDETIREESAVRLSLMWEPSDTMNFLFKVEQDEFDGTGRQIEVIRDEPSLAGSPIPGATFSQILGALGHPNAISENELNYQRQADAEESNNNSLTNSTLTANFKLGDYTLTSVSGFVSYDFVETCDCDYTAAPIFSVFIDEEYEQFSQEIRLVSPLGEKFDWLGGLFYQTSELGFDDNIKIPTNSVLGLLSGGALSPLTGHGAGRNYQLDTDMFSAFFQGRYHFTEALTLTLGARFTSEEKTSSRIMNITDLATGNITTNPMAPALFDAVFGIQSEQSPLSPQGHNLKGERKENSFTPLINISYKIDQNIMAYASATTGFKAGGFDARANNVNSWEFEEEEATAYEMGIKSLLLDDTLEINLSFYRTEYDNLQVSQFDGVLGFNVGNAKETVVQGVEVDGRWIILDGLSMQYGVAYLDHEYKDFTNGNCHSRQVPDGDIGADGNQLCDYTGKSGQYTPKFTASIGFDYFTDISFLGFEYFRTTLGLYHSAKQNVDVNLNPLYEVDSYDKVDMRIALESENWNIALFGKNMTNEEVLTYVGNNPLSGSTFGTDTFYGFVDRPAVYGIQLDYNF
- a CDS encoding AraC family transcriptional regulator, whose amino-acid sequence is MVQQNALSANFTGQVFAHKLNFISTTLSERGIDLSRLLKDTDIEPYGLNDREYQINKDQIVTFYRNVVALDIPGISLLLGAAIKPKDYGLYGCTLLCCNSLRSALEFSIRYHNLVTKTVNMTLHVDCESEQSCFRFEDLLHTIDLAEFNIELQCVIVLSLVRDCMDNESFSFDALRFSFAKPKHHRGYEEFFGCPITYGNPHNEFVFDDDKLLLNTPRSNPFAMPLLLSQCDNVLNSVATKNEFLITINQWIAANMHKDLCAENLASDLYLTPRTLRRKLSEQGTSFRDIVKELRCSAAKKLIIETQLTIEDIGCAIGFNDVSNFRAAFKKWTGQTPSNLRQIN
- a CDS encoding cell division protein ZapA, coding for MIAEDSKGISIEIMGKQHQFNCSAEQAEDLNQAANSLAVMCADIKKKNGMANSERALLVASINLSYSLLIANNKIKRYQHGEDALISTLKSALYQTD
- the minC gene encoding septum site-determining protein MinC, whose amino-acid sequence is MADASIEFKGTSFTLSVLHLKTSKLADIRADLVKKVAQAPDFFYLVPVVVNIEQLDCSIDYQAVKTLIEEFNFTFVGFTGSVDKEQRKLIRELGFSFVNTTRVDTSQKAAIAEKAIVAESKVTAAIPECNLYTDKVHRGQIRSGQQIYAKDQNLVVIGSVSAGAEVIADGNIHVYGSLRGRAIAGAKGHHKAQIYCQNLEAELVSINGNYWLSESMEQHWGSPVYIHLTDSELTSSKLI
- the minD gene encoding septum site-determining protein MinD, yielding MARIIVVTSGKGGVGKTTSSAAIGLGLALKGHKVVLIDFDIGLRNLDLIMGCERRVVYDFVNVINGEATLNQALIKDKRVSSLSILPASQTRDKDALNKENVGKVLEELGKTYDFIVCDSPAGIEAGAMMALYYADEAIVTTNPEVSSVRDSDRILGMLASRSRRAELGLEPIKEHLLLTRYSPKRVEEGEMLSVEDVEDILSIPLLGVIPESQAVLKASNAGEPVILDTESDAGKAYQDVIERLLGETVEFRFLVAEKKGIFSRMFGG
- the minE gene encoding cell division topological specificity factor MinE, which produces MALLDYFLRKKEKQVTTASKAKERLQIIVAHERNSRNKQPDYLPQLTEDILKVLRKYIKVSDESFSINLDKKDGDLNVLELNIELHDEQTAD
- the ansA gene encoding asparaginase, producing the protein MMKKRIYVAYTGGTIGMMQSTQGFVPAKGHLTESINALPEFHRSEMPEFTISEYQPLIDSSNMTPSDWQRIADDIKANYDDYDGFVVLHGTDTMAYTSSALSFMFENLSKPVIVTGSQIPLSQLRSDGQVNVLNALYIAANYPISEVSLFFNNKLYRGNRCIKAYADGFNAFDSPNMPVLLEAGINIQLVAGTLAHPVDKVEPLQLSTMTPQPVGVVHLYPGISSEVIENVIKQPVKALILRSYGVGNAPQDKALLACLRKAKEQGIVVVNCSQCIKGTVNMSGYATGNALSETGVISGHDMTLEATLTKLHYLLSKNLSYDEMCQQMDISLRGELT
- the sppA gene encoding signal peptide peptidase SppA, translating into MNNNPGIIKRIFSSIWRVLTFTRSVVLNLVFFILLFSFIGVILSSGEEQVTVPEKTALVLNLVGDVVEQKREVDPMEAFLSEAMEQQDDKPEVLLTDIIDVISKAKKDDRVEILVLQLQGLNRAGLTKLQDIAAALEDFKSSGKQIIALGDQFSQDQYYLASTANDIWLNPQGFMLLDGYGRYNMYFKSALEKLAINQHIFRVGTFKSAVEPFIRDDMSDAAKKANKLWLADLWMQYKEDVAARRGFGVDNFDENIDNLVAKFSAADSSFAQYALKNNWVDQLKSRQEMRSELIELVGENKKGDSYNHIGYKNYIAATSSSIEESAELAEKSHDKVAIIVAKGTILDGTQKPGTIGGDSTAKLLRKARNNDDVKAVVLRVDSPGGSAYASEIIRQEVELLKKAGKPVVASMGTYAASGGYWISAPADKIYAAPSTITGSIGIFGMMMTFEDTLSKMGIYTDGVGTTDIAGFSPTQALTPGMANLFQLSINRGYQEFIQLVATNRDMTLEEVDAIAQGRVWSGKKAKELGLVDELGNLTDAVVAAATLAKLEQYDTLLIEKEQSSRNKIMQQLLGQSSTLVSLFSANEEKIAIDLATNSVNSKPLSQFITMMKNELGLMNQFNDPQGRYTLCVACGAN